The following coding sequences are from one Rhineura floridana isolate rRhiFlo1 chromosome 2, rRhiFlo1.hap2, whole genome shotgun sequence window:
- the METTL5 gene encoding rRNA N6-adenosine-methyltransferase METTL5 — MKKLKLKELESSLQQVDDFENPKLLLEQYPTRPHIAACMLYTIHNTFDDIENKTVADLGCGCGVLSIGSAMLGAGLCIGFDIDADALEVFNKNAEEFELTNIDMVQCDVCSLPDKVAKTFDTVVMNPPFGTKHNKGMDMAFLKTALQMARTAVYSLHKTSTRQHIQKKADKWKVKMEVLAELRYDLPASYRFHKKKSVDIEVDFIRFSCGKSGGMI; from the exons ATGAAGAAGTTGAAGCTTAAAGAACTTGAGAGCAGTCTTCAACAAGTTGATGATTTTGAGAATCCAAAACTTCTGCTTGAACAATATCCAACAAGACCACATATTGCAG CATGTATGCTTTATACAATTCACAATACTTTTGATGATATTGAAAACAAGACTGTTGCAGATCTTGGGTGCGGTTGTGGTGTGTTGAGCATTGGAAGTGCCATGTTGGGAGCAGG GTTATGTATAGGATTTGACATAGATGCTGATGCCCTGGAAGTATTTAAcaagaatgctgaagaatttgagCTCACAAATATCGATATGGTTCAATGCGATGTATGTTCTTTGCCTGACAAAGTGGCAAAAACATTTGATACAGTCGTTATGAACCCTCCGTTTGGAACCAAGCACAATAAAG GCATGGATATGGCTTTTCTCAAAACAGCATTGCAGATGGCAAGAACAGCTGTATATTCCTTACACAAAACTTCAACCCGACAG catattcagaagaaagcagATAAATGGAAAGTGAAAATGGAAGTTTTAGCAG AACTGAGATACGACCTACCAGCATCATACAGATTTCACAAGAAGAAATCA GTGGACATTGAAGTTGACTTCATTAGATTCTCTTGTGGAAAAAGTGGAGGAATGATTTAA